ataataattaataacatgattttcaatttccaaCGGATCATCGATCACCATATCACCTGATCTCAGAATAGACATTTGCTTTGAAGCATACTTAATCTTAGCCATCCTATGGAAAAAAGCAGTGTTTCTATCACCATAAGTAAACCAATTAATAGAGGACTTTTGCTTCCAAAAAGATTCCTCAAATTGTAAGGCCTGTTGCAAATTAGATTGAGCCCCAATTTCGATATTATGCAAATCATCAGAGTAGCCTTCCAAGGAGATTTGTTGTTGGATAGCCTCAACTTCCTTCATACAAGAATCCACTCTAGCTTTGACATTACCAAAAGTGTGAATATTCCAAGACTTGAAAGCAGCTTTAAGAGATTTAAGCTTCTGGGCAAGAATATACATAGGACAACCATTGACCGGATTAGACCAAACTTCATTAACTAGTCTAGAGCAGTCAGGATGATCAGCCCACATTGTGAAATATTTAAAAGAGGACGGAAAATTTCTGTTTCGGTTTTGTAAGACCAATAATAGAGGGTAGTGATCTGAATGATCTCTAGGGAGAGTGCAACATGCAATTGAGCTCCAATTAAGAAAAGTGTCAGCATTAGCTAAGGCCCTATCAAGCCTTTCCTCGGTATGAGCCGAGCCAAGTCTGCCATTGGTCCAAGTGTAGGCAACACCCCTGGTGGGGATGTGAGATAAAGAACTAGAGTCAGTCCAAGCAGAGAAATCTTCACAAGAGATGCGACAAGGAGCGCTCCCACCTCTTTTTTCATGGGATCCTAAAATAGCATTAAAATCACCTAAGATAACCCAAGCACCAGGATTAGAAAGCAACAAATTATTAAGATCCTTCCACATATTCCTCCTAATAATATAGGAGGTGGAGGCATAGACCGCTGCAATGTAGACAACGTTGGAACCAATGTGAACTTGAAAAGCACAGAATTGAGATGTTGAAGCAACCAAAGTCGGAGAGCAATTGTTGGAACAAAGGCACCAGAGGGAAGGCTTATTACTGACATTAAAACCGAtagattttaaatttaagttATTCCAAAAAGAAGGATGAATCTTCTCAAACTGAATCTTAGGCTCAGCAATGAACACAAAATCTGGTTTATGTGAAACACACAACTTTTTAAGGTAAAGTCTTGTATCAACATTGCCAAGACCTCTAATATTCCAATAGAAAAACTTCATTGAGAATTAGATTTATGGACACCCTTATCATGAGTGTTATGATCAACTGGCTTGGCTACTTGAAGCTTGGGTTTTCTACCTTTTCTATGAGTCACAAGAGTGTAACCTCTTTCATTGTCTTCAATGCCATCTTCTTTTTCATCCCCCCAGAGTTGTTTAACTATGTTAATATCTTGTTGAACATTCTCACTTAAATCTGCACTAGCCTTAGTTGGTATAATAATGACATTAGGAGTATCCTTCAAGGTGTTAAGAACACCACGATTAGGAGACAAATGTTGTTGTATGTCATCAACAAGAGTATCCTCAGAGTTTTTGCCTTCTCCTTCGTCTACCTCTATAATGCTTTTAGAGAAATCCTGCTCATAAGAGATTTCATGTTCATGTTCTTTTGGGTCCGAATCAGGCACCCTTGAATGGTGTTCAACAACATCATCCTTCTTGCAACCACTTGGCTCAGCTTGATGATTAGTAACAGGTTCAACATATACCAACCCTTCATTCCCTTTGTCTTTAGAAGACCTGGAAACATCTTTGGTTGGCTTATGTTGATTAGTGTGTTTCAGTGTCGAATGTTGTTCATCTTGTTTTTTACTTTTACACTGATTGTGAAGGTGACCAATAGTTTTACAGCAAGTGCAGAATGCCGGGAGTGCCTCATAATCAATTCCAACATAAAAAGCAAATCCTTCCCTCTCCACCATTAAGGTATTCAAAAAATTCCCTGCCAAATCAACATCGACAAGGACTCTTGCATAATGACCATATGTTTTCAATTTGGTGTTTTGATCAAGAGAGATAGGTGTACCAACAGCAGAGGCAATTTCAAATAAGATTCGAGGGCGCCAATATTCTAAAGGAAGATCATAGATACGAATCCACGTTTGAGTATGAGTTTGATTTTGAAGATTAGGATTAAAATCTTTAACCCATTTAGAAAGTCTAAAAACACCAGGATTAAGGTTCCACGTACCTACAGTCCATACACTGCGCAAATCATCTTGGGAAGCAAAGCTTAGATTGAAGTATCCTCTGCCCAGTGGTGTTAAATTCCAAGCACCTAAGGGTTTCCAGAGTTTGGCCAACGTTGTTCTCAAGGCTTCAGTCGAACATGGTTTGGAACCTTTAGGAAGTATCAACCTACCATGAAGGTTATTCTTGAATTCATCAATTCCAAGCTGATACTCTTTCTCAGTAATCTTAATTGAAACAGCATCCCCTTTAATGGAGGTTTTAGGAAACGGGTTTTCTGGAACAACAACAGAATTTGAGAGGGCTTGAGCAAACGACTTCTTCTGATAAGAAGGTTGAGATGGAGATTCAGGTACGGATTTTGGAGGAGAATCGATGGTCTCAAGGAACCGCCACGGGCAGATCGACGGCGGCGGCGTGGATCCGGCCATGGGTTCGGTTAGACGGCGGCGTTTTCAGAGGTTCCACACGTTTTCACCAAGACCAATTGAATTGATTTGTAGAGGCAAGAGGTGAGATGGTTTCCTGTGTTGCAGTGGCGGCGGCGTTCACATGAGTTCTAGGTTCAGTTGAGGTAATATCTATCAATAGAAAAATCTagcaaacaaaaaattacaaaaacatcagtttcaataattataaatgagtgatgtgtacatgCGGGACCCACTTAAGTACCCAAAATTGGatttctccattgtggatgctcttataGTACTATTTATCGGTTTCCGTtcaaaaaatgttaattttttgcATCTTTGTTTGAAACACTAGATAAAGAGTAAAATAATCTTGAAATTTGAGTAATctacattttcaaaatataaaaagtactattatttttaattcaattttttgtttgtttccttaAATAGTTAGCATTACTTTACTATCATTGAATTGAATTAAACTTTGGCAAGGCATTATTATTTCTTCCTAGGGTAGGGACCTCATGCTGCATTATCATATGATGAGATGAGAGGATCCATTATCATGTACTATCACACTGTATCTCTTCTTCCTTTCTTGAAGATGTTCTTCATCGTACTCTTACTAATAATTTCAACATCTACCAATAATATTAATGCAGAATACGATGAAGCAAATTACATGTCCGATTTATTACAATCACTATCCCATACTCCCTCTAGCTGGTCTAACAAAATTCACCACTGCAAATGGAAAGGCATAACTTGCAACTCAACTACTCAAGCTGTTACCTCCATCATCCTCCCATCAAATTCACTCACCGGCACACTCCCTTCGAATATCGAGACTCTAACTAATCTCACTCACATCGATCTTCACAACAACTCACTCAATGGTCCTTTACCCGATTTTACTAACCTTGCCTTGCTCCAAACTATTTCCCTTGGTCACAATAACTTCACCTCTCTCCCAGAAGATAACTTACGATACTTCACTGAACTAAGAACTCTCAACCTTAGCAATAACTTGAACCTCTCCCAATGGGGATTTCCTATGAATTATTTCGATTACTCCTCCCCTTTGTACTCCATCGATTTCGAAGCTACGAATATGATAGGCTCATTTTCAGATCCTGATATATTTGATTCGTTTCCAAATTTGCATACTTTTATTATTTCTCACAACAAAATGGAAGGATTTCTACCCCCGTCTCTCGGGAAATCTGCAATAAGGAATTTACGACTTAACAATCAGAGAGGTCACGCGTTTTCGGGCACAATTGACATTATAtcaaaaatgagaaatttgtcTCAAGCATGGCTTCACCATAACAACTTCAAGGGTCATATTCCTAACATGTCCAATTGTattaatttgtttgatttgCAGCTTCAGTCAAATAGCTTAGATGGTTTGGTTCCACCTTCATTGTTTTCTCTTACTAGCTTGAACATCATCTCTTTGGAAGAAAATAGGCTTCAAGGACCATTACCTGAGTTTCGCAAGGGTGTTAACGCAACTTTTGAACACAATAACTTTTGTCGAAGCGATGTTGGACCTTGTGATTCCCAGATTATGATTTTATATGATATTATCGATGCTCTTGGGTCTCCTGTATTTTTGGCAACTCAAGGAAATAATGCTTGTACCGGAGGTACATGGATCAAGTTAATGCCCGATCGAGTACAGATTAAGTGTGAAAGAGGGAAAATTGTTAGTTTTAAGATCTGCTATGTTAATGGTATACATGATAGTGGAAGTGGAACCATCTCTCCTAAATTTTCCAATTTAACAAGTTTAGTGAACTTGACTCTTGTTGGAAATAATTTGACCGGTCCAATACCACACAGTCTTACAACTTTGCATCATCTTCAGCTTCTTGATGTTTCCGATAATAATCTATCAGGAACAATTCCCAAATTTCCATATGAGATTAAGTTAAATATCACAGGCAATAATTTGCTAAGGCAAAATATGTCTAGACAAGGTGGAGGTGAAAATGCAACTACTCCAGGTAATGATCAAACCGGAGGTTCATCTAAAGCAGCAAACCTTAGACCTTTTTGGATTGCAGGTATGCTTTTATattcattatatatttcaaattgtTTTGTTATCTTTGGCCATGTGCAAGCCTTGCTATCTATTCCTTGTCAACTcaattataaacaataaaaagttatattttgtaatttaaaatttaagtaaatttaattaattcaattgTGTTTTGATTATATTATTCTTAGAGTGTGtttcatctaaaaaaaataatggacttGACAGGAcaactttatttataatatgtttgattgtaaaacaaACATCTGCTGAGACTAAACAAATTGGGGGTCTTGGACAAAAACTCAATCGTAGTTGTGGGGGATCAACTTGcggtcctccctatcaagtccagcgtcaatcaccactggacTAACTAACAATTGATTACGATTTAACTTATTTAATCTTGACTATTACTCCATTTACTTTTGTTTATGATTCTCATGTGCAAACATACAGGGGCGTTTGGAGTTGGATTTGTCGTACTTATTGTGTTGATTATTTGTAAACGTAAGAGGTATCATATTTTAGTAAAAAGGTGGGTCGTcaagaaaacaataaaatctATTGACAACAATGTGGAGGATTTCATAAAAAGTTATAACTTGTCAGTGCCAATTAAGCAGTATAGATATTCAGAAGTGAAAAGAATGACAAACTCATTCCGAGACAAATTAGGTCAAGGAGGATACGGTGTTGTTTACAAAGCAAGTTTACTTGATGGACGTCAAGTGGCGGTGAAAGTGATAAACGAGTCAAAGGGAAATGGAGAAGAATTCATAAATGAAGTAGATAGCATTAGTAGAACGTCACATGTGAACATCGTTTCACTTTTGGGTTTTTGTTATGAGAACAAAAGAGCATTAATATATGAATACATGTCAAAGGGATCATTGGATAAGTTTATCCTTAAAGGTGGATTTCCTTATGCTATTTGTAGTTTGGATTGGAACACGATGTACAAAATTGCAATTGGCATTGCTCGGGGACTAGAATACTTGCATCAAGGATGTATTTCAAGGATTTTGCATCTTGATATCAAACCCCAAAACATTCTTTTGGATGAAGATTTTTGTCCAAAAATCTCTGATTTTGGACTAGCTAAAATATGCGAAAGGAATAATAGTATTGTTTCGATGCTTGGCACAAGAGGAACCGTAGGATATATAGCACCAGAAGTATTTAACCGAATGTTTGGTGGAGTTTCTCACAAGTCTGATGTATATAGTTATGGTATGTTAATTCTAGAAATGATTGGAGGAAGAAAGAATTATGACACTGGAGGTTCATGTACATCTGAAATGTACTTTCCAGATTGGATTTATAAGGATCTTGAACAAGGTAACAACCTTGAGAGTGGTTTGGCAAATTCTGAGGAAGAAAATGATATGGTTAGAAAGATAACTATGGTGAGTCTATGGTGCATTCAAACAAATCCATCAGATAGACCATCAATGAGTAGAGTGATAGAAATGCTGCAAGGACCACTTCTGTCAATGTCATATCCTCCAAAGCCTTTCTTATATTCTCCTGAAATGCCACCATTACAAACTTCACATGTGTCTTCTAGCAATTTGCAAGAGACAAATTCAGAAAGTCAGTAGTGAAAATTTGATTGTATTGTAATCATATATTGTTGGTATTTGAGTACAACTTTGCATATCTGTTGGTTAAGATTCAAAACTCACACAGACACACATATGGTTGTTAATTTCTAACTACTGATGACTTTGAAAATTTTACTTATACTCTGCgattcaaaatttaataactATAATGACTTTAGGACTTTAAGAACTTGTAAATTTAATAAATGGGTTACACTATGCGGTTTTATTGACACAAAGAACTGGTTCATCCGATAGTTCCATAGTAATGACCTGAAGGTGTAAGTTACACTCTAACAAAGAACCTGACACAGTTTTGCGAATCTATTATCTATACATTGACGAACATTAGTCAAATTAGTTCCTCCATCAATCAATTAATTCTAATGAATCTATACCCTAATCataaatgaaagaaaagaacTAAACAAATTGATGGAAACTCACTCCTACTAATTATGCCATAAACAACGCATCAACTTAGTTTTTCTGATATGTTAAGACCTTGTTAGGATAATCAACTTAGTTGAGTCTATATAGCACAAgcgtttatcatataagtgcttatgaataaattatttctataacaaaatataaaatagcagtcaaactattttcttataagctataagttgttttcataaactatcctaaaaagcttatgaaaataaaatgaaaacagctagcttatggacatgtcataagaagttttcataagctctcacAACAATTTTTTAATGTCTAAAAATATGAATCACTAATGGAAGCAAAACtggatttttttcccaaaatatacccctctccctctcttatttcccgtaatacccctctcttaattttttttcccgtaaTACACCTCTGACAGAAGATAAACTTGGTAGCACCATTTGAAATGGCTACATGGCCATGTGATAGCGCCATTTAGAATGGCTACATTGACTGAAATCTGCTTTTTTCTGTCTCCTCTGCACCTGCTGTCTCCTTGACTGCTTTTCTGACATGTAGCCATTTGAAATGGCGCCATTGACCAAGCATAGCACCATTCCAAATGGCGCCATCTCCCTTGTTGTTTTTTCCTATCTGCTGCGCGTGGCTTGCTGCATGGGAGGaggaatttgaaattttttgaatgCATGAGATTTGAAAATTTTTTaatgcatgaaatttttttaagagattaGGAAACATTAAATGATATTTTCCATTCCAACATGATTACTGCTAAGGGATGACCTCCCATAAAATTACTGCAAACTTTAGTTGAATTAGCAGtaatatgattatgattatgataatAAATTAGTTGAAATACCTCTGTACCATCAGTTCTTAATCTCTTAAATTAGTTGAAATTTAAATATACATTTAGatttattattatatcattACGGGTAGCAAATAGAATAATGCATGGGAGGAGGAGATTAGGAATTTTTTTgcaatgattttatttatttgatgaacAAATATTCGATGAAtaaagaaattgtttttttttatttgatggaaaaaaatttattacaagacgattatataaataaataattaattacaaacaaaacactaaaattcCTAATGTCTACGATGTCTACGATGACCTCCGGTgccacaaaaaatttcaaattcctCCTCCCATGCAGCAAGCCACGCGCAGCAGACAGGAAAAAACAACAAGGGAGATGGCGTCATTTGGAATGGTGCTATGCTTGGTCAATGGCGCCATTTCAAATGGCTACATGTCAGAAAAGCAGTCAAGGAGACAGCAGGTGCAGAGGAGACAGAAAAAAGCAGATTTCAGTCAATGTAGCCATTCTAAATGGCGCTATCACATGGCCATGTAGCCATTTCAAATGGTGCTACCAAGTTTGTCTTCTGTCAGAGGTGTAttacgggaaaaaaaattgagaggggggtattacgggaaataagagagggagaggggtatattttgggaaaaaaatcgcAAAActgagaattaaaaaaaaaaaaaaaaaaaaaggttcttGTTCGAATGAATTACCGGTGAACCAAATTATCTTATCTAAATTTGAGTCACCAAATTATATTGTGATTACAAATTATGTCAATGTTGAAGCTAGATTTATAAGTcttataaaacaaaatgaaatagaTTATCAAATGACTATAAATAtttctttaaaatattattacatgAAGTCAAATCTTTGAAAAGAAAGTCGTGAAAAGTAATATGGTAAATATCATAACCTCAGTGTCACTATATAGAGCTAATATCTCACGCCCAAAGTATAAACAAGTCAATCGATTAGTCTAGCAAAGGCATAAATAAAAGGCCAAAGAGTAGGCCTCAATTTCGTCCTCTTGCAAGAAAATTAACATCACTTTGTGAACTGGCGCTAATAATTATCAGTCAAAAATACAACATAAAAGAAGAGGGTCAAAAGAAGAGGGTGAGATATGTTTCAAATCATGTTAATTGGTATAACAACATAAGTGAATAGAAAACACACACGACAAACATAACATCGCACAACATTGATTTATAAGTCTTATCACCCGAGTACCATTCTCATCTCTCGCATACTAGGTGACTCAGACTCAATGACTCCAACACAACTATAGTATCAGCTAAGTACCATTCCCTCTTCACTACATGGCCAGGTGACTCAGACTCAATAATACTAGGCTAGCTATAACATCACCCAAGTACCATTTTCACCTCACTCTTCGGCTTGGTAACTTAAACTTAATGATGTCAAGAAACATATAGCATCCCCTAAGCACTTCTTCGCCTCACTCCATGGCAAAGTGACTCAGACCCAAGGACACCATTTCACAACGCACAGAGAACCAAATCACATGCACATACACATTTCAATCAGAACCTAACATGAGCACCATAGGAATTAGGTGGGTCGTAAACAAAATATCACTCAAGTACCATTTAACAATGGAGGTTATGAATGAGAAAGGTGAGGTTGAGTCACGTTTTGGAGAGACATTTAACAATGGAGGTTTTATGACTTTGTGACACTGACACGCTGTACTGGTTTGAGGAATAATGAAGCTTTGGCATTCTCTAATTAAGTGGGAAAGAAGTTATAATGGAATCTATTTTCCTCTTATCCTCATGTTCCTAATTAACCTTCTACATTTGTGCTGCCACATAACTAAAAACACTCCCCAACCAAAGACAAGTAATACATCCCATTGATGGTAACTCAAAGATCATGAATTGCAATCATTCCCTAAAACTTGGCAAAAAGTTTTCAACCACCATATTACAAATGGCACCAAATAGAACCTCGTGTCAAAGATCATAATCCAGCTCGATAAATCTAACCTACTTGTGTACTACCTCTTCGTTGATATAATAGatggaagaaaataaaaataaaaatatactccAAACAATTCTTAGTTCTTACAAGATTCAACTTCATAATCAATGAAATACTTAATCATTATTCTATCTTCAAGACCACAAAATAGCAATATCAATCTCTACCAATCATCAACAACGTtagaatcaaaataaataaatttctccTCTTTTTTTTCCGGTGACTTTCTAAGCTAATGATCAACATCTCAGCTATATATCAAACAAAACATTCTTTCTTTCCATAATAGTTTGTACCAACATAGACTCCTACCAAAGAACCAACTATAAAATCAGATTTTCATGTCTTATATTTAACTTGCAACATATATAACCTCACAATCCATCAACTCAAAATATGACACTCTAGATACATGTAATATGACACTCTAGACACATGAAGATAAACACTAATACTCCTTTAGTTCCCAATTTGAAACCCGTCACATACACTACAAAATAAGCTAAATCAAACAAATATCGGTATATCACCCAAATCCTATGGTCCACACTCAACTATTAATCTCTCCGGTGCGTTTACTTCAAAATATCATTTCCACAAAAGTACACTATTCATCAGTGCCATATGTCAAAATTTATGACACATCATCGTAAAAGTCAACTCAggtactattttttaaaaaaaaatgaaaatgcattggcaaaatgaaagttttttaaaatgcagggaccttttgcatatttaagcctataAATTAACATGTGTTCTCTCACTCAATTCTTGTATAGAATCAATGCTTTCTGGGAGAGGGATGCTTTCTATTTTCAAAGTGATACAGACAAATTAACGCATACATGTAAGACAAAACCAACACTGTCCCCTTCAATTTAGCATAacaaaaccctttttttttttttttttttcagaagaCCCAACATTCAACGCAAATACCGTCTCTGCACCGCACCAAAATGACCTAATTATATTCACACCTGACTTTGTGAGCGCAATAGTGAGGTCTACCTAAGTGcaaccaatttttttgttgaaagcAATGCAAAACAAGTTCAAGTTTTTAGctcatttagtaaaaaaattagtagtcCTTCACCAATCTTTCTACCAAACAGTGACTTTTATGAACACAGGTGGAATTGCAACGAATATGATACAAGTTTTAACTATTAGACTAATCTTAATCAAACGTGCCTTACTAAATATCAGTATCCAAAATGTAATCATCTCAAAAAAGATAATACATACCATTGAATTTATTCACACAAACCAATGTATTCATCTCCAGCACCTTATTACTCCTATTCATACTATATCCTTAGTACAAAACATCCCCTTTGTAACCATTCAACTGCTCAGAGGAATAGAATGATAAAACTACAGTTGGGTTATATGAGATGTTactaaaataatgaaattagaCCTCAGGCACCAATTATCCACGTCACTATGAATcattttgaaataaataaaatt
This genomic interval from Trifolium pratense cultivar HEN17-A07 linkage group LG6, ARS_RC_1.1, whole genome shotgun sequence contains the following:
- the LOC123892684 gene encoding LEAF RUST 10 DISEASE-RESISTANCE LOCUS RECEPTOR-LIKE PROTEIN KINASE-like 2.3 — translated: MRGSIIMYYHTVSLLPFLKMFFIVLLLIISTSTNNINAEYDEANYMSDLLQSLSHTPSSWSNKIHHCKWKGITCNSTTQAVTSIILPSNSLTGTLPSNIETLTNLTHIDLHNNSLNGPLPDFTNLALLQTISLGHNNFTSLPEDNLRYFTELRTLNLSNNLNLSQWGFPMNYFDYSSPLYSIDFEATNMIGSFSDPDIFDSFPNLHTFIISHNKMEGFLPPSLGKSAIRNLRLNNQRGHAFSGTIDIISKMRNLSQAWLHHNNFKGHIPNMSNCINLFDLQLQSNSLDGLVPPSLFSLTSLNIISLEENRLQGPLPEFRKGVNATFEHNNFCRSDVGPCDSQIMILYDIIDALGSPVFLATQGNNACTGGTWIKLMPDRVQIKCERGKIVSFKICYVNGIHDSGSGTISPKFSNLTSLVNLTLVGNNLTGPIPHSLTTLHHLQLLDVSDNNLSGTIPKFPYEIKLNITGNNLLRQNMSRQGGGENATTPGNDQTGGSSKAANLRPFWIAGAFGVGFVVLIVLIICKRKRYHILVKRWVVKKTIKSIDNNVEDFIKSYNLSVPIKQYRYSEVKRMTNSFRDKLGQGGYGVVYKASLLDGRQVAVKVINESKGNGEEFINEVDSISRTSHVNIVSLLGFCYENKRALIYEYMSKGSLDKFILKGGFPYAICSLDWNTMYKIAIGIARGLEYLHQGCISRILHLDIKPQNILLDEDFCPKISDFGLAKICERNNSIVSMLGTRGTVGYIAPEVFNRMFGGVSHKSDVYSYGMLILEMIGGRKNYDTGGSCTSEMYFPDWIYKDLEQGNNLESGLANSEEENDMVRKITMVSLWCIQTNPSDRPSMSRVIEMLQGPLLSMSYPPKPFLYSPEMPPLQTSHVSSSNLQETNSESQ